The Terriglobales bacterium genome includes a region encoding these proteins:
- a CDS encoding tetratricopeptide repeat protein: protein MVSSSHSESNVSCVPADAPGVTYLFGPFRLDPAERVLTKSGLQVPLVPKSFDTLLLLVRSAPHLVAKSALMSTVWRDSFVEEANLTVAISSLRKALGDDNPEERHFIQTASKIGYRFVAEVERVAPGSDALSAAAADAEPARIAPTHAVQMSSDEEPRSSRRRLAWYAAAFIAVALAMGAFTWQRGLGKSSPIRSVAVLPFRMTGTPGQNTYLGVGVSTALINQLSGGTELMVPSAGAVSSAVKGPVGDPVSAGHELGVDAVLDGDIHFSQAGITVDATLTRVSDGKKTWFLTFTEPADPNLSLADVLEERIATRISSSLADLVAIRGARRSDSRSDKARTAYLRGRYYWNRRTEDTLRKSIASFQEAIAEDPNYALAYAGLADSYALLASFSIEPGRQASSSARSAALSAIHLDPSLAEPHASLGMIAFFTDWDYKTAEEEFQKAIALEPNYATAHHWYALDLAAVNRPDEALYEIHKAEQLEPLSPIISTNVGWILYLNRRYPDAEQALQRVLEIDPTFVRARTRLGITYTTEGRYKLAVQELGQALKLSGGDPYIKGLLGAAQAHSGERAGAERLVAQLVKESRQHYVPPFSIALIYIGLGRRTDALRWLQKAYEDHSTSMVYARVDPELDLIRSNSDFQNILAQMKF from the coding sequence ATGGTCAGTTCGTCTCACTCCGAGTCGAATGTCAGTTGTGTGCCGGCAGATGCACCGGGCGTCACTTATCTCTTTGGGCCGTTTCGTCTGGATCCCGCAGAACGCGTGCTAACCAAATCCGGCTTGCAGGTGCCACTGGTGCCCAAGTCGTTTGACACCTTGCTGCTTCTGGTGCGGAGCGCGCCACACCTAGTCGCCAAGTCCGCTCTCATGAGCACGGTTTGGCGGGATTCGTTCGTCGAAGAGGCAAACCTGACGGTGGCGATCTCTTCGCTGCGTAAAGCCCTGGGAGACGACAATCCGGAAGAGAGACACTTCATCCAGACCGCATCGAAAATTGGCTATCGATTCGTCGCAGAAGTCGAGCGTGTGGCCCCGGGATCGGACGCTTTGTCAGCCGCGGCTGCTGATGCAGAACCCGCTCGTATCGCTCCAACCCACGCAGTCCAGATGAGTTCGGATGAAGAACCGCGCTCTTCACGTCGGCGCCTTGCGTGGTACGCTGCAGCATTCATTGCTGTGGCGCTGGCAATGGGGGCGTTCACTTGGCAGCGGGGCTTGGGAAAATCATCTCCCATTCGTTCTGTTGCCGTCTTGCCATTTCGGATGACTGGAACGCCAGGGCAGAATACTTATTTGGGCGTTGGCGTCTCGACTGCCTTGATCAATCAGCTGAGTGGAGGTACAGAACTCATGGTGCCTTCCGCCGGGGCGGTTTCGTCGGCGGTCAAAGGGCCGGTTGGAGACCCGGTTTCTGCCGGTCACGAACTTGGGGTGGACGCGGTCCTGGATGGCGACATTCATTTTTCACAGGCTGGAATCACCGTCGACGCCACGCTGACGCGCGTCTCTGACGGCAAGAAGACCTGGTTTCTTACGTTTACAGAACCTGCCGATCCGAACTTGAGCTTGGCGGATGTGCTCGAGGAGAGGATTGCCACCCGTATTTCGTCGTCGCTGGCGGACCTGGTCGCGATCCGCGGTGCGCGGCGCTCCGACTCCCGCAGCGACAAGGCGAGGACCGCGTATCTGCGCGGCCGCTACTATTGGAATCGAAGAACGGAAGACACGCTGAGGAAGAGTATCGCTTCATTTCAGGAGGCAATCGCGGAGGATCCGAATTATGCGTTGGCATATGCAGGACTCGCGGATTCGTATGCGCTGCTGGCGTCCTTCTCGATTGAACCCGGGCGCCAGGCCAGCTCGAGTGCCCGTTCGGCAGCGCTCAGTGCTATCCATCTGGACCCATCCCTCGCAGAGCCCCATGCGTCACTCGGCATGATCGCCTTTTTCACGGATTGGGACTACAAAACCGCCGAAGAGGAATTTCAGAAGGCCATTGCGCTGGAACCAAATTACGCCACTGCACACCACTGGTACGCGCTCGACCTGGCCGCGGTGAACCGGCCCGACGAGGCGCTCTACGAAATACACAAAGCCGAGCAACTTGAGCCTCTTTCACCCATCATTTCGACAAATGTCGGATGGATTCTCTATTTGAACCGGCGCTATCCTGATGCCGAGCAGGCGCTGCAGCGAGTATTGGAGATCGATCCCACGTTCGTTCGGGCACGCACAAGGCTGGGTATTACGTATACAACCGAGGGGCGTTACAAGCTTGCCGTCCAGGAACTCGGCCAGGCCCTGAAGCTTTCAGGTGGCGATCCTTACATCAAGGGACTCCTGGGTGCAGCACAGGCGCACTCTGGTGAGCGTGCCGGAGCAGAACGGCTGGTGGCACAACTAGTGAAGGAGAGCCGGCAGCACTATGTCCCGCCCTTCAGCATCGCTCTCATTTACATAGGATTGGGCCGTCGTACTGATGCCCTTAGGTGGCTGCAAAAGGCTTATGAGGACCATTCCACCTCGATGGTATACGCAAGAGTTGATCCCGAACTTGATCTCATCCGCAGCAACTCTGACTTCCAAAACATTCTCGCTCAAATGAAATTCTGA
- a CDS encoding TonB-dependent receptor, which translates to MKRSLMNWLCAGLLSGTIAAQTTGTISGTVSDRSGAVLAGATVELQNAATLEARTATTNGAGKYAFPSVAPGNYDLRFSYKGFANVLQHLTLHVTDRLAVDAELQPAGIVQTVEVTAQAVALQRDTPALSKVVDGSDITQLPLSTRNFTQLLALSPGTSAPLNNAGALGRATQNISTNGARTGSNAIYIDGVDAVNLHSNSANGNAFASNGIVTPSPEAIAEFKVQTALYDAQSGRSGGANVALVTKTGTEHFHGSVFEFFRNDVLNANSFFLNATGQPRPELRQNQFGGVIGGPIVGKKTFFFFSYQGTRQVNGLSGSTSLTLPAIPTDRSRAAIGSAFAGQAGAKGGAVKIAADGSNINPVAFALLNLKLGDGSYVIPSPQISATSGVNYATSTPATFNEDQYIGNLDHQITSKNLLSFKSVNAEQPTFQSFPSATLPGFGTNQLFSSRLFAVQDVHIFTPSLVNEGRAGFSRLVGSMARQNSFPISAIGMSRFNSAIFNDIPMITVTRTFSLGYSVNSDQDVALNTFNVSDSLSWTHGKHQVHGGMEGRRYYDNYFSNNRMRGTVTFQSFPDFLLGLSGTPVAQGGNGTGFSNINSTSIASGVVTRNDRLTDLAFFLQDVWSVTPRLTLNAGLRWEYLGWPVDAGGRNGAFDPRRYQPPPPGGSTTAGFVQASNARQPIPGITLVNPTLIDRSPTRNFGPRIGFSLQASNTLVVRGGYGIFYDRLSNQLGLLEALSLPNYVRSDASGAANIASTFANPFPVLPLPAQFPVVPTLYAPPFTAAHPALAINDVDASFTTPYIQQWSLNLQEQPAKSTIVEVGYVGTKGTHLPVEQLINQAILAGPANPVNGLTTNLASNAAQRVPYLGFSPAGIIYLRSASDSSYHSLQASVVHQASRGLKMQAAYTFSKSMDDASGSLDAAVFNGFDGDQSNIHGNRGISDFDRKHRFTTSFDYALPNWGFGLRDSRFGKKFFGGWEIAGVAVFQSGLPFSVLDGNGAAYYGVTTSRANFAPGATAGSAAKSGSTEGRLQAYFNTSAFAGAGNFFGTSGRNLLRGPGQRNIDFSVIKSVPLTERVHLEWRVEFFNVFNFVNFDNPVNDISSKSFGAIQGTVGNPRVIQFAAKLGF; encoded by the coding sequence ATGAAGCGAAGCCTAATGAATTGGTTATGCGCAGGATTGCTGTCAGGCACGATTGCGGCACAAACGACAGGAACCATCAGCGGCACGGTCTCTGACCGTTCCGGCGCAGTTCTGGCGGGCGCCACCGTCGAGCTGCAGAATGCGGCCACCCTTGAAGCGCGCACGGCTACGACCAACGGCGCCGGGAAATACGCGTTCCCATCGGTAGCGCCGGGGAACTACGATCTCAGATTCAGTTATAAAGGTTTCGCCAATGTGCTCCAGCATTTGACGCTGCATGTCACCGACCGCCTGGCCGTGGATGCGGAATTGCAGCCGGCGGGAATCGTCCAGACGGTTGAGGTGACCGCCCAGGCGGTCGCGCTGCAGAGAGATACTCCCGCGCTGAGCAAGGTCGTGGACGGCAGTGACATCACGCAACTTCCTTTGTCGACGCGGAATTTCACTCAATTGCTGGCGTTATCGCCCGGTACGTCTGCCCCATTGAATAATGCTGGCGCGCTTGGCCGCGCCACACAGAACATTTCGACCAACGGGGCGAGGACCGGATCCAATGCGATATACATCGATGGCGTAGACGCCGTGAATCTGCACAGCAACAGCGCCAACGGAAACGCTTTTGCGTCGAACGGGATCGTTACCCCCTCTCCGGAAGCGATCGCAGAATTTAAAGTGCAAACTGCTTTGTATGATGCGCAGTCGGGACGCAGCGGAGGCGCGAATGTGGCCCTGGTCACAAAGACAGGGACGGAGCACTTTCACGGCAGTGTCTTCGAGTTTTTCCGGAACGATGTCTTGAATGCGAACAGCTTTTTCCTGAACGCGACAGGCCAGCCGAGGCCGGAACTGCGCCAGAACCAATTCGGTGGAGTGATCGGTGGGCCAATTGTCGGAAAGAAGACATTTTTCTTTTTTTCCTACCAGGGAACACGTCAGGTGAACGGGTTGTCCGGCTCAACATCGTTGACCTTGCCGGCTATTCCGACCGACCGCTCGCGTGCCGCTATCGGTAGCGCGTTCGCCGGCCAAGCTGGGGCAAAGGGCGGAGCGGTGAAAATCGCCGCTGACGGATCCAACATCAACCCGGTTGCCTTCGCATTGCTGAACCTGAAACTTGGGGATGGAAGTTACGTAATTCCATCGCCGCAGATTTCGGCAACGTCCGGTGTCAACTATGCCACTTCCACCCCGGCAACGTTCAATGAGGATCAGTACATCGGCAATCTCGACCATCAAATCACGTCAAAGAATCTCCTCAGTTTCAAGAGCGTAAATGCCGAGCAGCCCACGTTTCAATCGTTTCCCTCCGCAACCCTGCCGGGGTTCGGTACCAATCAGCTATTTTCGAGCCGGCTGTTTGCGGTGCAGGACGTTCACATTTTTACTCCGTCGCTCGTGAATGAGGGGCGTGCCGGCTTTTCGCGGCTGGTCGGCAGCATGGCCCGCCAGAACAGCTTCCCGATTTCTGCAATCGGGATGTCAAGGTTCAACTCTGCCATCTTTAATGATATCCCCATGATCACCGTTACTCGGACGTTCAGTCTCGGGTACAGCGTCAACTCCGACCAGGATGTTGCCCTCAATACCTTCAATGTTAGCGATTCCTTGTCTTGGACGCATGGCAAACACCAGGTCCACGGCGGAATGGAAGGCCGACGTTACTACGACAACTACTTTTCCAACAACCGGATGCGCGGCACTGTAACTTTCCAGAGCTTTCCCGACTTTTTGCTCGGGTTGAGTGGCACACCGGTCGCGCAGGGGGGCAATGGCACCGGGTTCAGCAATATCAACAGCACCAGTATCGCCAGTGGCGTAGTCACACGAAACGACCGTCTGACCGATCTGGCTTTCTTTCTGCAGGACGTTTGGAGCGTAACGCCCCGCCTTACGTTGAACGCAGGCTTGCGCTGGGAGTACCTGGGCTGGCCCGTCGACGCGGGGGGGCGAAATGGCGCGTTCGATCCGCGACGCTATCAGCCGCCGCCGCCCGGTGGATCGACGACCGCCGGTTTCGTTCAGGCATCGAATGCGCGACAGCCCATTCCGGGCATCACTCTCGTTAATCCGACGTTGATCGACAGATCGCCTACGAGGAACTTTGGCCCGCGTATCGGGTTCTCGCTGCAAGCATCCAATACGCTGGTTGTCCGTGGCGGATACGGCATCTTCTATGACAGGCTCTCGAACCAACTGGGATTGCTCGAAGCGCTGTCATTGCCGAATTATGTCCGGTCGGATGCTTCGGGTGCAGCGAATATTGCATCCACGTTCGCAAACCCTTTCCCGGTATTGCCGCTACCCGCGCAGTTCCCGGTCGTGCCGACGCTCTACGCTCCCCCGTTCACAGCGGCGCATCCGGCGCTTGCGATCAACGACGTGGATGCCTCGTTCACGACGCCATACATTCAGCAATGGAGCCTCAATCTGCAAGAGCAGCCGGCAAAGAGCACTATCGTCGAAGTCGGATACGTTGGAACGAAAGGTACTCATCTACCCGTGGAACAGCTCATCAACCAGGCCATCCTTGCCGGCCCCGCCAACCCGGTGAACGGGCTTACGACGAATCTCGCAAGCAATGCGGCGCAGCGAGTGCCTTATCTCGGTTTCTCGCCGGCCGGCATCATCTATCTCCGCAGCGCTTCGGATTCCAGCTACCACTCGTTGCAGGCCAGCGTCGTACATCAAGCCAGCCGCGGGCTCAAGATGCAGGCGGCGTATACGTTTTCGAAATCGATGGACGACGCCTCGGGCTCGCTCGATGCCGCCGTGTTCAATGGCTTCGACGGGGACCAGTCCAACATACACGGCAACCGTGGCATCTCGGACTTTGATCGCAAACACCGCTTCACGACGAGTTTCGATTACGCTCTCCCTAACTGGGGATTCGGCCTGAGAGACTCGCGCTTCGGGAAGAAGTTCTTTGGAGGGTGGGAAATTGCCGGCGTAGCGGTCTTCCAGTCAGGCTTGCCATTCAGTGTTCTGGACGGTAATGGGGCCGCGTACTATGGCGTCACAACCAGCCGGGCAAACTTTGCACCCGGTGCAACGGCGGGCTCTGCAGCGAAATCCGGCTCGACGGAGGGGCGGCTCCAGGCGTATTTCAATACGTCTGCTTTCGCGGGCGCGGGCAATTTTTTTGGCACGAGCGGGCGCAACTTGTTGCGCGGACCGGGCCAGCGCAATATCGATTTCTCTGTCATCAAGAGCGTTCCTCTGACCGAGCGGGTTCACCTCGAGTGGCGCGTGGAGTTTTTCAATGTCTTCAACTTTGTGAACTTCGATAACCCGGTGAACGACATAAGCTCGAAAAGTTTCGGCGCAATTCAAGGTACGGTGGGAAATCCGCGCGTAATTCAATTCGCGGCCAAACTGGGCTTTTAG
- a CDS encoding DinB family protein — translation MQKMKSILMLVLWLTSGTILAQVGQQHVDAKETASLDAEREKHALQVLAKLTENVIVSAADAMPADKYGFAPTDGEFKGVRTFGQMVKHLSATNYILASAALGEEPPADAGDELGPEAVRTKAEILNYLKGSFAYLDKAIEAIGQKTVPVKSSPISPLKSTEATRLALVVESLAHAFDHYGQMVEYLRMNGIVPPASRP, via the coding sequence ATGCAGAAAATGAAATCGATATTGATGCTCGTACTGTGGTTGACTTCCGGCACCATTTTGGCACAAGTCGGGCAGCAGCACGTTGACGCCAAGGAAACTGCCAGCCTCGACGCAGAACGGGAAAAGCACGCTCTGCAGGTCTTAGCGAAGCTCACCGAGAACGTGATCGTGTCTGCCGCTGATGCCATGCCCGCCGACAAGTATGGCTTTGCCCCAACGGATGGTGAATTCAAGGGCGTGCGTACCTTCGGTCAAATGGTGAAACACCTGTCCGCAACCAACTACATTCTGGCCTCGGCGGCCTTGGGAGAGGAGCCACCGGCAGATGCTGGCGACGAGCTTGGGCCTGAAGCTGTGAGAACGAAGGCCGAAATTCTCAATTACCTGAAAGGCTCATTTGCATATCTGGACAAAGCAATCGAAGCTATCGGCCAGAAGACTGTGCCGGTTAAATCCTCGCCGATCTCGCCCCTGAAAAGCACTGAGGCAACTCGCCTGGCATTGGTGGTGGAGTCCCTGGCGCATGCTTTTGACCATTACGGACAAATGGTCGAGTATCTGCGCATGAATGGCATCGTTCCGCCCGCGAGCCGGCCATGA
- a CDS encoding alpha/beta fold hydrolase, with the protein MSGKTSFSWIVLLALFLSLETTPLRAQENPKPSAPVRTTTARTTAAPAPAETAPAATAPAAVSQQNLDAVGNQVEQALWYFRVSDVADVDHFLIASSKPIRMKNPTGQGAGNPLIIYFYSFTPKKIAGARKAPLMVFVHGGIHSHFDLTYVHIIRELMEQGYIVVVPEYRGSTGYGAEYYDQIDYGGAEVDDVHAVRDWAVANLPHVDPARVGIMGWSHGGYITLLNIFRWPGDYKVAYAGCPVSDLVMRMGYKSQSYRDTFAGFLGKQAVDDPMEYRRRSPYFHAAELATPLLVHSNTADEDVNVMEVEHLIDALKAAGKSFDYKIYENAPGGHHFNRIDTALARDSRKEIYAFLAKFLNP; encoded by the coding sequence ATGTCTGGCAAGACTTCTTTTTCCTGGATCGTGCTTCTGGCGTTGTTTCTCTCCCTGGAGACAACTCCGTTGCGGGCGCAAGAGAATCCGAAGCCGTCTGCTCCTGTACGCACCACAACCGCACGCACTACAGCCGCACCGGCTCCTGCGGAGACTGCTCCTGCGGCGACTGCTCCCGCGGCAGTTTCGCAACAGAACCTGGATGCGGTCGGCAACCAGGTCGAGCAGGCGCTGTGGTACTTCAGGGTCTCAGATGTCGCCGACGTCGACCACTTTCTGATCGCCAGCAGCAAGCCGATCCGCATGAAGAACCCGACCGGTCAGGGCGCCGGCAACCCCCTGATCATCTACTTCTACTCCTTCACGCCGAAAAAGATTGCCGGCGCGCGCAAGGCGCCGCTGATGGTCTTTGTGCACGGCGGAATCCATTCGCACTTTGATCTCACCTATGTGCACATCATCCGCGAGCTGATGGAACAGGGCTACATTGTCGTCGTGCCTGAGTACCGTGGCAGCACCGGCTATGGAGCCGAGTATTACGACCAGATCGATTACGGCGGGGCCGAGGTGGATGACGTCCATGCGGTTCGGGACTGGGCAGTCGCCAACCTGCCCCACGTGGACCCGGCGCGCGTTGGCATCATGGGCTGGAGTCACGGCGGCTATATTACGCTCTTGAACATCTTCCGCTGGCCGGGAGACTACAAAGTCGCGTATGCCGGCTGTCCGGTCAGCGACCTGGTGATGCGAATGGGTTATAAGAGCCAAAGCTACCGAGACACGTTCGCCGGCTTTCTCGGCAAGCAGGCGGTGGACGACCCGATGGAGTATCGCCGCCGCTCGCCTTATTTCCATGCCGCCGAGTTAGCGACCCCGCTCTTGGTTCATTCGAACACGGCCGATGAAGACGTCAACGTGATGGAAGTCGAGCACCTGATCGACGCGCTCAAGGCGGCTGGCAAGAGCTTCGACTACAAGATTTATGAAAACGCGCCCGGCGGCCACCATTTCAATCGCATCGACACCGCGCTGGCCCGTGACTCACGCAAAGAGATTTACGCCTTTCTCGCAAAGTTTCTCAATCCCTGA
- a CDS encoding MFS transporter codes for MATYLNDQEIVEAPTQSDTNIRADASDYRAAFLVGLVGWTLDACDFFLVVFLLTTIARDFHQSDGAIALSLTATLACRPIGGLVFGLLSDRYGRKKLLIANLVLYSLVQLLTGMSTTFVGFLLARATFGVVMGGQWGVGTSLAMEKVPLRLRGLLSGLLQQGYALGYLIAGFAYALFSGPWGWRILFVATGVPAILTAIYLAFAVRESAAWEKGRSRSWVELSQSLKANWKLFVFLVTFMLALHMSSHGTQDMYPTYLERQWGFAPWQKTILTAVAMVGAIAGGLLFGHVSDRVGRRRSIMLALGAAICLVPLWAFAPSVGLLFGGAFLLQFCVQGAWGVVPAYVAELSPASVRAFLPGFANQCGVVLASGIVYVEATFAHRLSYARAMAICAVVVFFIAILVTALGKENPAPQLEG; via the coding sequence ATGGCCACATATCTGAATGATCAAGAGATAGTCGAAGCGCCCACACAAAGCGATACGAATATCCGCGCTGATGCGTCAGACTATCGCGCAGCCTTTCTGGTTGGGCTTGTGGGTTGGACTCTCGATGCCTGCGATTTCTTCCTGGTCGTATTTCTACTGACAACGATCGCGCGAGACTTCCATCAGTCCGATGGGGCGATCGCGCTCAGTCTCACCGCAACCCTCGCTTGCCGTCCAATTGGCGGCCTGGTCTTTGGCCTGCTGAGCGACCGGTATGGACGCAAGAAGCTCTTGATAGCGAACCTTGTGCTTTACTCGTTGGTGCAGTTACTGACTGGCATGTCCACGACGTTCGTTGGGTTTTTGCTTGCACGAGCCACATTTGGAGTGGTTATGGGCGGCCAGTGGGGCGTGGGCACCTCGCTAGCCATGGAAAAAGTCCCTTTGCGGCTACGCGGACTGCTCTCGGGCCTATTGCAGCAGGGATATGCTCTTGGATACCTGATTGCGGGTTTTGCTTATGCGCTTTTCAGCGGACCTTGGGGATGGCGCATACTGTTTGTCGCCACCGGAGTTCCCGCGATTCTAACAGCCATCTACCTGGCCTTCGCTGTGCGCGAGTCTGCTGCCTGGGAGAAAGGCAGAAGCAGGTCGTGGGTGGAGCTGTCGCAATCACTCAAGGCCAATTGGAAACTATTCGTTTTTCTGGTCACCTTCATGTTAGCCCTGCATATGTCGTCGCACGGCACCCAGGACATGTATCCAACCTACCTTGAACGGCAGTGGGGCTTTGCACCCTGGCAGAAAACGATTCTCACCGCGGTCGCGATGGTTGGAGCCATTGCAGGTGGCCTCCTGTTTGGGCATGTTTCGGACCGCGTAGGACGACGAAGGTCTATCATGCTGGCGCTCGGTGCAGCGATCTGTCTGGTGCCACTCTGGGCATTTGCACCCAGCGTGGGCCTCCTGTTTGGAGGGGCATTTCTGCTGCAATTTTGTGTGCAAGGGGCCTGGGGCGTAGTGCCTGCATACGTTGCAGAACTTTCCCCGGCGTCGGTGCGGGCTTTCCTTCCTGGCTTTGCCAATCAGTGCGGGGTAGTATTGGCGAGCGGGATCGTCTATGTGGAAGCGACGTTTGCTCATCGGCTCTCCTATGCCCGCGCCATGGCCATCTGTGCCGTTGTTGTATTCTTCATTGCGATCCTCGTGACCGCTTTGGGAAAAGAGAACCCCGCGCCGCAGCTTGAAGGATGA
- a CDS encoding DUF2867 domain-containing protein: MPQISTQEFERLPLRVHDFLAGVSLHDVWAIDLPRTRSGITLDEFLRMASTRSQVGCDCCENDCSRKGHLLTGSPVVRALLNIRFFVGRLFGWDREPAATAWETFTTRLTTADRSKSLVPAGTREGLFRVVYRFENEQLLELINRTAHAAALSALVETANAYRFYFGVYVCSVSRFTPVYMALIDPFRKLVVYPSLLRAIRAKWNKTFGTA; encoded by the coding sequence ATGCCACAGATCTCGACGCAAGAGTTCGAACGGCTGCCTCTGCGGGTTCACGACTTTCTTGCCGGCGTGTCCCTTCATGACGTGTGGGCCATCGATCTGCCGCGTACCCGCTCCGGCATCACGCTGGATGAGTTTTTGCGGATGGCAAGCACGCGATCGCAAGTGGGTTGCGATTGTTGCGAAAATGATTGCAGCAGAAAGGGGCATCTGCTTACAGGCTCGCCGGTCGTGCGCGCGCTCCTAAACATCCGTTTCTTCGTCGGCCGGCTCTTTGGTTGGGATCGCGAGCCAGCCGCAACCGCGTGGGAAACCTTCACAACGCGTCTGACAACCGCAGACCGCTCGAAGTCCCTTGTGCCGGCGGGCACGCGCGAGGGACTTTTCCGCGTCGTGTACCGCTTCGAAAACGAGCAGCTCCTCGAGCTGATCAACCGCACCGCCCACGCCGCAGCGCTGAGCGCCCTCGTCGAAACGGCAAATGCGTACCGCTTCTATTTCGGCGTTTATGTGTGCAGCGTCAGTCGCTTCACGCCGGTCTACATGGCCCTGATCGACCCGTTCCGCAAGCTGGTCGTCTATCCGTCACTCCTTCGCGCCATCCGCGCGAAGTGGAATAAAACCTTCGGCACGGCCTGA
- a CDS encoding mechanosensitive ion channel domain-containing protein: MASTFPQSASEASSAPEEEIVPFLNQTVIWYRQLTAQQQLVSEGSEIMFFNDNRQVADQVVRLSFDFARERAQVLSSQRGSLSPNLAVSVSSQYQKLAEMADKVDEQVKKSQQELYGMRQRLDSATGSKRRALQATIAETESELELFQARSDAIHSMLQVSGGNEASGLGAGTLQAQIEELARTVPAVAETAKEPGTAANSSSGSSATSVALASQEHRAGPAGVLALISDLFSLRRKIGALDDNLRLTDSLAQSAKALRAPLGAKISELTQKGDAIAAQPDSTDPAVLAQQRKDLDELTSQYKQLSAALLPLGKQSILLDLYKRSSVNWRNAVESQYETELKGLLLRLAGLAVILGVVLGISELWRRATFRYVTDARRRYQFLLLRRIVLWCLMAIIIAIAFASELGAITTFAGLLTAGIAVALQNVILSVAGYFFLIGKYGVRVGDRVQVAGITGDVVDIGLVRLHLMEVTGGTGPRPTGRVVAFSNSVVFQANAGMFKQIPGTNFLWHEVTLTIGPESNYRQVEQRMLDAVNKVLSEYHEKMETQRRNMERTLYSVRSSSFDPESRLRITQSGLEVVIRYPVELGNAAEIDDRITRELLETIGREPKLRLVGTQIEAQSA; encoded by the coding sequence ATGGCGTCCACCTTCCCGCAGTCGGCGAGTGAAGCCTCATCCGCCCCGGAAGAAGAGATCGTCCCGTTCCTGAACCAGACGGTTATCTGGTATCGGCAATTGACTGCGCAACAGCAACTGGTTAGCGAGGGCAGCGAGATCATGTTTTTTAATGACAATCGCCAGGTTGCCGACCAAGTGGTGCGGCTTTCTTTTGACTTCGCCCGGGAACGCGCACAGGTGCTCTCCAGCCAGAGAGGCTCCCTTTCTCCGAACTTAGCAGTCTCCGTCTCGTCGCAGTATCAGAAGCTGGCCGAGATGGCGGACAAGGTTGACGAGCAGGTGAAGAAATCGCAGCAGGAACTGTACGGGATGCGCCAGCGGCTAGACAGCGCCACTGGGAGCAAGCGCCGTGCGCTGCAGGCGACGATTGCGGAAACAGAAAGCGAATTGGAACTCTTTCAGGCGCGGAGCGACGCTATACACAGCATGCTCCAGGTCAGTGGTGGGAACGAGGCCAGCGGCCTGGGCGCCGGAACTCTGCAAGCGCAGATCGAGGAACTGGCGCGAACCGTACCCGCAGTGGCGGAAACAGCCAAAGAGCCAGGAACAGCGGCCAATTCGTCTTCCGGCAGTTCCGCTACCTCCGTCGCTTTGGCTTCCCAGGAGCACCGGGCAGGACCTGCCGGTGTTCTCGCTCTGATCTCTGATTTGTTTTCGCTGCGGCGCAAGATCGGGGCGTTGGATGACAACCTCCGCCTCACGGATTCGCTTGCCCAGTCGGCCAAAGCGTTGCGCGCCCCTCTGGGAGCGAAGATAAGCGAACTCACCCAAAAGGGCGACGCGATCGCGGCGCAACCTGACTCAACCGACCCTGCTGTGCTGGCCCAGCAAAGGAAAGACCTGGACGAGCTGACGTCGCAGTACAAACAGCTCTCCGCCGCACTACTCCCGCTGGGCAAGCAGTCCATTTTGCTCGACCTGTACAAGCGCAGCTCCGTCAACTGGCGCAATGCGGTAGAAAGCCAATATGAGACTGAACTCAAGGGGCTGCTGCTGCGGCTGGCGGGACTAGCCGTGATCCTGGGCGTGGTTCTGGGGATTTCCGAGCTGTGGCGCCGCGCCACTTTCCGTTACGTCACCGACGCCCGCCGCCGTTACCAGTTCCTGCTGCTGCGCCGGATCGTCTTATGGTGCCTGATGGCCATCATTATTGCCATCGCATTTGCCAGCGAGCTTGGCGCTATCACCACGTTCGCCGGGCTTCTGACCGCCGGCATCGCTGTGGCCCTGCAAAATGTAATCCTCTCGGTGGCCGGCTACTTCTTTCTAATTGGAAAGTACGGCGTCCGTGTGGGTGACCGCGTGCAAGTCGCTGGGATCACCGGAGACGTGGTCGATATCGGCCTGGTGCGCCTGCACCTGATGGAAGTTACCGGCGGGACAGGTCCGCGGCCTACGGGCCGGGTCGTGGCCTTCTCCAATTCGGTGGTCTTTCAGGCCAACGCCGGGATGTTCAAACAGATTCCGGGAACAAATTTCCTCTGGCATGAAGTCACACTCACAATCGGCCCAGAGAGCAACTATCGGCAAGTGGAGCAGCGCATGCTGGATGCGGTGAACAAAGTCCTCTCTGAGTATCACGAGAAAATGGAGACGCAGCGCCGCAACATGGAGCGGACTCTGTACTCGGTCCGCAGCAGTTCCTTTGATCCGGAGAGCCGACTGCGCATTACCCAGTCCGGTCTTGAGGTAGTGATCCGCTATCCGGTGGAGCTGGGCAACGCCGCCGAGATTGATGATCGCATCACCCGTGAGTTGCTCGAGACCATTGGGCGCGAACCCAAGCTGCGGCTTGTGGGCACACAAATCGAGGCGCAATCGGCGTAG